TGGATTCGCGCGCAATCAAAAATAACCCGCAAATCCGTCGACTATCACAATGAAAAATTTGTTCGCGCCCTGCCCGGCCCGTCTCCCGAAGCGACGGAAACCGCGTTGAAGCGCAGTCCCCGACAGCTGGGCCTGCACCGCTTGCTCAGTCAACGCGAATACAGCCTGACCGAACTGAAACAGATCGACCCCGGATACGCCGCGCCGCTTCGTCAATTGAAGGATAAAGAACTCGCCGTCACTGAAACGCGCAAGGTGCGCAAGGCTTCGCCCTGGGATTTCCTCGACGAATCACCGCGCAAGGAAACCCCTCCGAAATTAACGCCGGAGCAGGAAACCGCCTGCAAACCCCTTCTGGCCGCTATCGACAAGGGAGCGTTTCAGAGCTTTCTCATACAAGGCGTCACCGGGAGCGGAAAGACCGAGATTTATCTTCGATGCATTCAGCGGGCGCTCGAAGATGGCAAAACCGCAATCATGATGGTGCCGGAAATTTCCCTCACCCCGCAAACCGCAGAACGTTTCCGCCTGAGATTCGGCAACCGCATCGCCATCCTGCACAGCGGTCTGTCGCGGCAGGAGAAATTCGACGAGTGGAATAAAATTCAAACCGGGCAGGTGTCCATCGCGCTTGGCGCGCGTTCTTCCGTGTTTGCGCCCCTGACCAATATCGGCGTCATCGTCATCGACGAAGAGCACGACGGCTCCTACAAACAGGATTCGACGCCGCGCTATCACGCTCGCGACGTCGCCTTGATGCGCGCAAAGAATCAGGGCGCCGTCGTCATTCTCGGCACGGCGACGCCATCGCTGGAATCGCATAAGAACGCGGTGACCGGAAAATACCAGCGTCTGGTGTTGACACAGCGCGTGAACAACCGCCCCATGCCCTGGATTCAGATCGTCGACATGCGCCAGGAGAAAGAAGAGCGCAGGAATTACTCCATTTTCTCCATCGCTCTGAAAAACGCCATCCGCGACCGGCTGGACAACGGCGAACAAACCTTCCTGTTTCTCAACCGTCGCGGCGCCGCGAATTACGTCTTCTGCAAGGAATGCGGATACGTCTTCGATTGCTCCCGTTGCTCGGTCTCGATGACCTTTCACAGCGAAGACAACAAGATGCGCTGTCATTACTGCAACGGCTTCGCGCGCATCCCGCGCTCCTGCCCGGACTGCAAGGGAGAGATCATCAAATTTCAGGGCTTCGGCACGCAAAAACTCGAAGCTGAAACGCGACGCCTGTTCCCCGGCGCTCGCGTGTTCCGACTCGACCGCGACACGGCGAAGAACGCCTCTGTATTTGAAACCATGCGCGACAAACTGAACGCGCAGGAGATCGACATCCTCATTGGAACGCAGATGATCGCCAAGGGTCACGACTTCCCCAACGTCACCCTCGTCGGCGTGACGCTTGCCGACCTTTCCCTGAACGTCCCGGATTTCCGCTCTTGCGAGCGCACCTTTCAACTGGTCACGCAGGTCGCCGGGCGCGCCGGACGCGGCGATATTCCCGGCAAGGTCATTGTGCAGACCAACAGCCCCGATCATTTCGTATTCCCCTGCATCCAGAACCAGGACTTCGACGCCTACGCGGAAAAAGAACTCGATCTGCGCAAAAAACTGCGTTACCCTCCCTTCGTTCGCACGGTATCTCTGGAAATCGAAGATGCCAATGAACAACGCGGAGCCGAAACTGCGCGGCGCTTGCGCAATCTGTTGAAGGGAGCCTTGACCTCTTTTTCCGACGTCGATCTGCTCGGCCCGGCGCCTGCGGTTCTGTATAAAATCAGCATGAAATACCGCTGGCGTTTGTTGATTCGCGCCGCGACGTCGCAAACGCTCCAGCGGTTTTTGCGTTATGCGCAGGAACAACGCGACCTGAAAAAAGCCGTTCAATCCGGCAGTAAGTTATCCATCGACGTCGATCCCATCAACCTCCTCTAATCGCGACGGAAGACGTTCACTTGAATTCATTCAACGAGGTTTCATGAAGCCATTAAGAAATTTATACGACTGGGTATTGCGTTGGTCGTCCACGCCCTACGCCCTGCCCGCTCTCGCCGTTATTTCATTTGTTGAATCGTCTTTCTTCCCGATTCCGCCCGACGTGCTTCTGATCGCGATGGTTGCGGCGGTTCCGTCCGGCTGGGTGCGTTATG
This window of the Candidatus Nitrohelix vancouverensis genome carries:
- the priA gene encoding primosomal protein N', whose amino-acid sequence is MTGNSDKIFVEVAFNLPLPSPFTYSVPVGLKDRALPGMRALAPFGARRITGFIVAVKYQCDSGFEVKPLEDLPDNIPALSESMLDLTRWLADYYQCAWGEAIAAAIPAGLDEAGEDIFSLTETGMEAFQSSASSDSDRALLEVLRERPGSSRKQLQRRLGANFNARALNKFKSREWIRAQSKITRKSVDYHNEKFVRALPGPSPEATETALKRSPRQLGLHRLLSQREYSLTELKQIDPGYAAPLRQLKDKELAVTETRKVRKASPWDFLDESPRKETPPKLTPEQETACKPLLAAIDKGAFQSFLIQGVTGSGKTEIYLRCIQRALEDGKTAIMMVPEISLTPQTAERFRLRFGNRIAILHSGLSRQEKFDEWNKIQTGQVSIALGARSSVFAPLTNIGVIVIDEEHDGSYKQDSTPRYHARDVALMRAKNQGAVVILGTATPSLESHKNAVTGKYQRLVLTQRVNNRPMPWIQIVDMRQEKEERRNYSIFSIALKNAIRDRLDNGEQTFLFLNRRGAANYVFCKECGYVFDCSRCSVSMTFHSEDNKMRCHYCNGFARIPRSCPDCKGEIIKFQGFGTQKLEAETRRLFPGARVFRLDRDTAKNASVFETMRDKLNAQEIDILIGTQMIAKGHDFPNVTLVGVTLADLSLNVPDFRSCERTFQLVTQVAGRAGRGDIPGKVIVQTNSPDHFVFPCIQNQDFDAYAEKELDLRKKLRYPPFVRTVSLEIEDANEQRGAETARRLRNLLKGALTSFSDVDLLGPAPAVLYKISMKYRWRLLIRAATSQTLQRFLRYAQEQRDLKKAVQSGSKLSIDVDPINLL